TGGTACCATGCTGGAATACGATGCCCCCACCAAAGTTGACGCGAAATACACCAGTCACGAATATTTTCCATCCAGTGTAAATACGTCTTTTCAAAACGATCAGGAACAAACGTAACCTTTTCTTCATTTTTCTGGAGTTCAATCGCTTTATCTGCAAGTGGCTGCATTTTTACAAACCATTGCGTGGACAAATACGGTTCAACAACAGCACCACTTCGTTCAGAATGACCAACAGAATGCAGATGCTCTTCAATTTTGAATAAAACACCTTGCTCTTGAAGGTCTTTTACAATCTGCTTCCGGCACTCAAAACGATCAAGACCTTGATATTTTCCAGCCTTTTCATTCATCGTTCCGTCTTCATTCATAACAAGAATTCTTTCAAGATTATGGCGGTTACCAATTTCAAAGTCATTTGGATCATGTGCAGGCGTGATCTTTACAGCTCCAGAACCAAATTCCATATCAACATAATCATCACCTACAATAGGGATCACACGGCCTGTGATAGGGAGAATAACTGTCTTCCCAATAAGATGGTTATAACGTTCATCTTCAGGGTGTACAGCAACAGCTGAGTCGCCTAGCATCGTTTCTGGGCGTGTCGTTGCAATTTCAATATGTCCAGAACCATCAGCAAGTGGATATCTCAAATGATAGAAAGCTCCTTGGACATCTTTATAAATAACTTCAATGTCTGATATAGCTGTTTTAGTGGACGGATCCCAGTTAATAATATATTCGCCGCGGTAGATCAAACCTTTTTTATATAAGGTTACAAATACTTCACGAACTGCACTGGATAAACCTTCATCAAGCGTAAACCGTTCACGGCTATAATCAAGACCTAGGCCCACCTTTGCCCATTGCGCACGGATATGCGAAGCGTACTCTTCTTTCCACTTCCACGTTTCTTCAACGAATTTTTCTCTTCCTAAATCATAGCGACTTTTGCCTTCACTACGAAGTTTCTGTTCCACCTTTGCCTGCGTAGCAATCCCAGCATGATCCATTCCAGGAAGCCAAAGAACATCATAGCCCTGCATTCGTTTCATTCTAGTTAAAATATCTTGTAATGTTGTATCCCATGCATGACCTAAATGAAGTTTCCCTGTTACGTTTGGTGGTGGAATTACAATCGTGTAAGGTTGTTTCTCTTTTTCACCTTTTGCTTCGAAAAATTTCCCTTCTAACCACCATTCATATCGTCCTTTTTCGATTGTTTGTGGGTCATATTTTGTAGACATTGTCGTCTCTTTTTGTTCCATTCTAATTCCTCCTTGATTTTTTTCAGAAAACAAAAAAACCCCAGTTCGTCATAAAAGGACGAATGGAGTTTGCTTCGCGGTACCACCTTTTTTCCAACCTAAAAAACGATTGGCTCTTAAACTGATAACGGATTCAGATCCGTCTTCCACTACTTGGCTAAATAGTCCTTTCGCGGAAGAAGCTCGTGGGTGACTTTCCAATGACCTGCTTAGGAAATCTTTCAGCTGTGATTTCCCTCTCTTTAAGCAAGGGAGCATTATACTTTTCCCTGTCTATGCTTTGTGTTTTAAATTATATTGTTATACTACCCAAAAAAGGGGAATGTCGTCAATATTCATTACCAAATTTTTTTTATTTTATACAAAGGAAAGCGCAGACACCTTAATCCGAACTTTTAGGTAATTCACATTAAGTTGAGAATATACATAAATTAAAGAAGAAAAGATGAGAGGAGAGGGATGTCATGAGAAGGAGATTTAATAAATATTCAATGCCCCCATGGACAAGAAAGATTAGGATCTTTTGCGGACAATTTATTATTCCTTTTTGCATTTTCCAAGGAATCCGAACAGTTATATTTCCAACTATTTTAGATGTGTTTTTATTGACCATTTTTACTTTAACTGCAATTGCACTCTTTTTTGACATTATTTAAGGAGCCCTTTTTGTCACTGCGGGGGGGCTCCTTCTTTTGTTTGTTCTTCTTGTTCAAGTTCTGTCATCCTCATGGCAACATATTCAGTATTTTTGAGGTACCAATATTGATGTTGTAAATGCTGCACAAACTTTAGCTCATTTTTGGGATTCTGCTTACGATAATATTTTTCTACAACCTGTATAATTGGAAGAGGGTAGGAAAGGTAGCTATAAAACAATAATTTTTCATCTGCTTTAAAAGGGAAATATTTGAAATAATGAGTTATCCAATCGACACATTCGTCGTTTCTCTTCGGGTTCGTTTTCAAAGATCTGGACAAGAATGGCAATAAATCATGAATTGGTGAACCAAATCCAGCATCTTCAAAATTGGCAAAATAGCCATAGCCCTTTTCGTCAAAAAGAAAATGTTCACTTGAAATTTTTCCGTGGTTAATTACCATTCTGGCCTTTTCTTGTTCCTTTGTTTTTTCGTACCATTCTTCAAATTTCTTTTTAGAAAAGCTTAATGCCTGAACAATCTCATTAAAATAGAGACAGAATAATAGTTGAAATGGTGACATATATGTTTTCTTTTCGCATTCCTCGATAAAACCCGTTAGAAATTCTTGATTTTTTTCAAACTGTTGAATCGTTTTTTCATAGTGCTCAGTTCGTTCTTCTTTTTTTACAGTTATTTCCTTCGAAGATAATGTATGAAGTCTTGCTAATTCACGAAATAATTGTTGATGCCGTTCTTTTCGGTTTTCCTTTACATCATTTGAAAGCCAAGGCATTAAATAATAAAGATCTTTATCATGAAGTACAGCATACCTTCCATCATTAGTTGGATAAATTGGTACTATGCGATTGTATCCTTTTTGATAAAGCTGATGAACATGACGAATAAAATCAGTTCCACTATTTGGGACAATCTTCTTTAAAGCAAATGTCCCTTTATTAGAATAGACTTTCACTATTTTCCCGAAGTCTTCAACAAAGTATGGTTCAACTTGATAATGTTTTAAAATTGGTGCTACCGCATTTAACCGATTTGAGTCACTCATAAACTCAACTCTCTTTCAAAGAAAAGCTTGGTGCTTTTGCTAACAGCGACAAGCATAATAGGATTGTCGGGAAGGTAGTCATTTTTGCTACTTACTGGAATGCCTTTGACCCCAAGCCCATTAGGCCCGAAGCAAGACAGTTCTTAAAGATTTAAGAGAGAAAACAGTGAGCAGGAAGTAAGAACCTGCTCAAATTGTTCTCCATATTCAATTATTTTTTTGTCAGTGCGGCTGGAATATATAACACTTGGCCCTCACTAACATCTTGATTGATTTCGAGTTGATTTACTCGAAGGAGATTTTGAATCGTTACATTATAACGCTCAGCAACCCGATCTAAATTATCCCCTTTTTGAACAATACAGATTTTCAGTTTTGCTTGGTCATCTTCTCCCTCTTTACGAGCAAAAAACTCGGTCAAAGACATCGATTTACTTTTAGAGGTCTTTTTCTTTTTCATTTCTTTTTTAAGAGGAGATTCCTCAGATGATGATGAGGAGGATGAACTTTCTTCCACAATAATTACTTCCTCTATTATCGGTTCCTGTATAGGCTCTTCCACGATCAATTCCTGTTCAATAACCTCAATTTGTTTCTTTACCTTTTTCCTTGGTTCTTCATGGGGAATAGTGGATTTTTGATTTTCAGGATCAATATCTGTTTCTTGGTATGAGAATGTTGGAAAGCTTAACGGCACTTCTACATTTTCCTCTTCTGGCTGTTTTCTAGCTTCTGCTTCAAATAATAGGTCTTGGTTTGCTTCGTTTACATCTTCTTCATTATCACGATACATAACCTCTAAAGTAGAATCCTCAACTGTTTCATTTTGTTGAACACCATATAATCCGCTAATCGTTAACTCTGCTGATAATTTTAAACAACTTCGCTCCGGGATTGCGTAGTCAAATGATTCAACTAAAACATCAATATCATAAATACTTTGAATCCGATTGTTCGGAATAGTTATATCCACCGGAAAACGATGGGAAAATTCACATAACCCTCCATCCCGTTCCTCCACCGATTGGATATACTTTTGGGTAGTAACATTTTCTTCTTCATCAGCTTGATTTTCATTTGTACTGTTATATTCGCCGGTTAATTCAAGTGATCCACGGATGTTCACGTACTGGTCGTTTTCCTGGATAGTAATGTCCGGGTCTAGTGAAATCGAAACAAGCTCAGCGACTTCCTGTCCTTTTCTAAACCACAGAGATTCTTCCAAGGAAAATCGTAGGAACGACTGATTTTCCTGAGACAAAGCGACTCCTCCTTTCGTTTCCTTTTTAGCAAAATCACAATGTCACTTACACTTTATGAGGGGAATTTTTTAAATATGTTAAAATATCCGAAAAAAAATACACTTCCCGGTGTAGATTCTTCTTTTCGGGCGTCTATAATGTCTGTTTGTGTTTACAGGTGCGAGTTCAGGTGGATGCATCAACAATAAAAAAAGTCCAATTCAGTTACGAATTGGACTTGAATGTTCGATTCATTATTAATTTTATTTAAAGTTCTTAGCTCAGTATTCCTATTTCAGTTTTGAAAATGCCGTTTCAGCTGCTTGAATTGTTTTTGCAATATCTTCATCAGTATGGACTGTAGAAAGGAATAGGCCTTCAAATTGGGAAGGTGGTAAAAACACTCCATTTTCAGCCATCTCCCGATAATAAGCAGCAAAATATTCAAGATTTGCTGTTTTTGCATTTTCATAATTGATAACTTTCTCGTTTGTAAAGAAGAAGCCTATCATCGAACCCGCACGATTGATTGTATGAGGAATATCATATTTTTCAGCTGCTTCGTTTAAGCCTTTTTCAAGCATATCTGCCTTCCGGCCAAATTCTATATAATGCTCGGGAGTTAATTGACTCAAAGTTTCATATCCAGCAGTCATTGCAAGTGGATTTCCTGAAAGAGTCCCTGCTTGGTAGATTGGGCCACTTGGAGCAATTCTCTCCATAATCTCAGCTTTTCCACCATAAGCCCCTACAGGAAGACCTCCACCAATCACCTTGCCAAGACAAGTGATATCAGGCGTTACATTAAAGTATCCTTGTGCACAATTATACCCTACACGGAAACCAGTCATAACCTCATCAAAAATGAGCAATGCCCCGTATTGAGTCGTAATGTCACGAAGTCCTTGTAAAAATCCTGGAAGTGGTGGGACAACTCCCATATTTCCAGCAACAGGTTCAACAATAATACAGGCGATATCATCACCAAATTGTTCAAAGGCAACTTTGACACTTTCTAGATCATTGTATGGAATAGTTATCGTATTTTTGGCAACACCTTCTGGTACTCCAGGGCTATCAGGCAAGCCAAGAGTCGCAACACCTGATCCAGCTTTGATTAGCAATGAATCTCCGTGACCATGGTAACATCCTTCAAATTTAATGATTTTATTGCGACCTGTGTATCCCCTCGCAAGCCTTAGAGCACTCATCGTTGCTTCTGTACCTGAAGATACCATTCGAACGATTTCAATGGATGGAACGCGTTCGATGACAAGTTTGGCCACTTTATTTTCCATTAATGTTGGTGCACCATAGCTTGTTCCTAGTTCTGCTACTTTTTTAATCGCCTCAACAACTCGATCATTCGAATGCCCAAGAATTAGTGGGCCCCAAGATAATACATAATCGATATATTCGTTTCCATCAATATCATAAATCTTTGATCCTTTTCCTCTCTCCATAAAGATTGGATCCATGTTCACCGATTTAAAAGCTCTAACAGGGCTATTCACGCCACCTGGCATAAGGGTTTGAGCTTCTTTGAATGCTTCGATTGATTTAGTATATGAACGCATCGTATTCCCTCTTTTCAATTATTGATGGAAATCTTCTTACTCTTCTTCCGCTAACCAGCGAATCGCATCTTTAGCTGCATAAGTAATAATTAGATCTGCTCCGGCACGCTTCATACCGATTAACATTTCAAGAACAGTCTTTTTCTCGTCAATCCAGCCATTTTGAGCCGCAGCTTTAACCATTGAATATTCACCGCTTACGTTATAAACAACAACTGGTAAATTAAAGTTATTTTTTACATCACGAACAATATCAAGATATGGCATACCAGGTTTAATAATTAAAAAGTCTGCACCTTCCGCAACGTCAGATTCAGCTTCCCTGAATGCTTCCATGCGGTTTGCAGGGTCCATTTGATAGGTTTTACGGTCACCAAATTGTGGTGCTCCCTCTGCTGCTTCACGGAATGGACCGTAGAATGCTGAGGCATATTTTACAGCGTAGGACATAATTGGCACTTCAGTAAAACCAGCTTCATCTAATCCAGCCCGGATTGCAACAACAAAGCCATCCATCATGTTAGACGGAGCAATAATATCAGCTCCTGCTTTAGCCTGCGCAACTGCAGTTTTCACTAATAAGTCAAGTGATTGATCATTTAGAACTTTTTCCCCTTCAATAACCCCACAGTGACCATGACTTGTGTATTCACACAAGCAGGTATCAGCAACAACGATTATTTCCGGAAATTTTTCTTTTATAAAACGGGTTGCAACCTGGATAATTCCGTGGTCATGATAGGCTTGCTCACCACATTCATCTTTGGTGGCTGGAATTCCAAATAATAATACAGACTTAATTCCGTGTGCAACGATATCCTCCATCTCTGTTTGGAGATGGTCCATTGAAACTTGAAATACTCCAGGCATAGATGATACTTCATTCCGAATGTTTTCGCCTTCATAAATAAAGAGCGGATAAATAAAGTCTTCTGCTTTCAAGTGATTTTCTCTAACAAGTGCACGCATATTCGCACTTGTTCGCAAACGACGGTGGCGTGAAAATTGCAATTCCATTTATAGTACCTCCATTAATTTTCTAAAAGATAAGCATTCATGCTTTTGATCATTTCTTCGACAGTATACACCTTTGGAGAGGCATGTACCTTTAAATTGTATGATTTTAATTTTTTCTCTGTACTAGGTCCAATACACCCAATCAAACAACCACTCAAACAAGATTCAAGTCCTAATTCTTTGATAGTATCCATAAAATGATCTACCGTAGAAGGGCTAGTAAACAGGAGGATATCGAGTTCCTGATTTTCCATTGCTATCGCTAGTTTGGTAAAGCTTTCTTCAGGCATATACGTTTCGTATACAACTACTTC
The Neobacillus sp. PS3-40 genome window above contains:
- the ysxE gene encoding spore coat protein YsxE — protein: MSDSNRLNAVAPILKHYQVEPYFVEDFGKIVKVYSNKGTFALKKIVPNSGTDFIRHVHQLYQKGYNRIVPIYPTNDGRYAVLHDKDLYYLMPWLSNDVKENRKERHQQLFRELARLHTLSSKEITVKKEERTEHYEKTIQQFEKNQEFLTGFIEECEKKTYMSPFQLLFCLYFNEIVQALSFSKKKFEEWYEKTKEQEKARMVINHGKISSEHFLFDEKGYGYFANFEDAGFGSPIHDLLPFLSRSLKTNPKRNDECVDWITHYFKYFPFKADEKLLFYSYLSYPLPIIQVVEKYYRKQNPKNELKFVQHLQHQYWYLKNTEYVAMRMTELEQEEQTKEGAPPQ
- the spoVID gene encoding stage VI sporulation protein D, whose product is MSQENQSFLRFSLEESLWFRKGQEVAELVSISLDPDITIQENDQYVNIRGSLELTGEYNSTNENQADEEENVTTQKYIQSVEERDGGLCEFSHRFPVDITIPNNRIQSIYDIDVLVESFDYAIPERSCLKLSAELTISGLYGVQQNETVEDSTLEVMYRDNEEDVNEANQDLLFEAEARKQPEEENVEVPLSFPTFSYQETDIDPENQKSTIPHEEPRKKVKKQIEVIEQELIVEEPIQEPIIEEVIIVEESSSSSSSSEESPLKKEMKKKKTSKSKSMSLTEFFARKEGEDDQAKLKICIVQKGDNLDRVAERYNVTIQNLLRVNQLEINQDVSEGQVLYIPAALTKK
- the hemL gene encoding glutamate-1-semialdehyde 2,1-aminomutase: MRSYTKSIEAFKEAQTLMPGGVNSPVRAFKSVNMDPIFMERGKGSKIYDIDGNEYIDYVLSWGPLILGHSNDRVVEAIKKVAELGTSYGAPTLMENKVAKLVIERVPSIEIVRMVSSGTEATMSALRLARGYTGRNKIIKFEGCYHGHGDSLLIKAGSGVATLGLPDSPGVPEGVAKNTITIPYNDLESVKVAFEQFGDDIACIIVEPVAGNMGVVPPLPGFLQGLRDITTQYGALLIFDEVMTGFRVGYNCAQGYFNVTPDITCLGKVIGGGLPVGAYGGKAEIMERIAPSGPIYQAGTLSGNPLAMTAGYETLSQLTPEHYIEFGRKADMLEKGLNEAAEKYDIPHTINRAGSMIGFFFTNEKVINYENAKTANLEYFAAYYREMAENGVFLPPSQFEGLFLSTVHTDEDIAKTIQAAETAFSKLK
- the hemB gene encoding porphobilinogen synthase, translated to MELQFSRHRRLRTSANMRALVRENHLKAEDFIYPLFIYEGENIRNEVSSMPGVFQVSMDHLQTEMEDIVAHGIKSVLLFGIPATKDECGEQAYHDHGIIQVATRFIKEKFPEIIVVADTCLCEYTSHGHCGVIEGEKVLNDQSLDLLVKTAVAQAKAGADIIAPSNMMDGFVVAIRAGLDEAGFTEVPIMSYAVKYASAFYGPFREAAEGAPQFGDRKTYQMDPANRMEAFREAESDVAEGADFLIIKPGMPYLDIVRDVKNNFNLPVVVYNVSGEYSMVKAAAQNGWIDEKKTVLEMLIGMKRAGADLIITYAAKDAIRWLAEEE